A window of Solea solea chromosome 18, fSolSol10.1, whole genome shotgun sequence contains these coding sequences:
- the ddhd1a gene encoding LOW QUALITY PROTEIN: phospholipase DDHD1 (The sequence of the model RefSeq protein was modified relative to this genomic sequence to represent the inferred CDS: inserted 1 base in 1 codon; substituted 1 base at 1 genomic stop codon), with amino-acid sequence MNTLNITTSSEGSESVNATNNNNEEEWDLGSDVFPCCHEMSPMDDALQADMSSVQTGLDVQLPLIHAGQHSSQDGLLLDLSSPGTYLDSNSPEYNSSNNAGPLFEKRKRSRSNSSRHRFNEVVTELGAEEVRWFYREDKKTWKSFVGHDSLNIERMFRKYCELNPKDERPKEVRDKEVEYSGLNGAVSVETGTSSEHEGRGSLDMSTVSXDERDPDGIEISVETVCVRGGLYEVDIKERECYPVYXNVKQDHIPVMRGQWFIDGTWLPLEEEESDLIEQEHLNHFRGQQMQDTFETDLVVRTVDSKDVLSHLPPFYLPFLFKWSGYQRSARTTCHKRKRCQAIHSLKLSRTHVDWHSVDEVYLYSDATTSKIARTVTQKLGFSKASSSGTRLHRGYVEEASPEDRPPQTTHVVFVVHGIGQKMDQGRIIKNTGMLREGVRKMEEKHFSENTEEHVEFLPVEWRSKLTLDGDTVDSITPDKVRGLRDLLNSSAMDIMYYNSPLYRDEITKGLTQELNRLYTLFCSRNPGFEEQGGKVSIVSHSLGCVITYDIMTGWDPVRFCLQEHHAVEEELDPRWMSYEERHILEQLRMTRNRLRVLENQLLTLEASRPSAPPALKFKVENFFCMGSPLAVFLALRGIRPGSSCHQDHILPTSICSRLFNVFHPTDPVAYRLEPLLLKHYSNISPVQIHWCSATIPTSYEEIRPTFLNPVKEPTSDTESIPSPSTSPVLPRRHYGESITSLGKASILGAASIGKGIGGILFSRFSRSNSQPSVSLGLEGVANPEEDEQKRAESQSAYGLSTMTRPTSPTNDSSLELERRIDFELREGLVESRYWSAVTSHTGYWCSHDIALFLLTFIYKQRSASDPAEDAPDPE; translated from the exons ATGAACACTCTCAACATTACAACCAGTAGTGAAGGCTCAGAAAGCGTTAACGctaccaacaacaacaacgaggaAGAGTGGGATTTGGGAAGCGATGTGTTTCCGTGCTGTCACGAGATGAGTCCAATGGACGATGCGTTGCAGGCGGATATGTCCTCAGTCCAGACGGGACTGGACGTACAGCTGCCCCTTATCCATGCCGGCCAGCACAGCTCCCAGGACGGCTTGCTGTTGGACCTCAGTTCCCCGGGAACCTACCTCGACAGCAACTCCCCTGagtacaacagcagcaacaacgcTGGTCCATTGTttgagaagaggaagaggtcGAGGTCCAACAGCTCCAGACACCGCTTCAACGAGGTGGTGACGGAGCTGGGAGCCGAGGAAGTGCGGTGGTTTTACAGAGAGGACAAGAAAACTTGGAAGTCCTTTGTCGGACACGACTCGCTAAACATCGAACGCATGTTTCGGAAATATTGCGAGCTGAACCCTAAGGACGAAAGACCCAAAGAGGTCAGAGACAAGGAGGTTGAGTACAGTGGACTGAACGGTGCAGTGTCGGTGGAGACGGGAACCAGCAGTGAGCACGAAGGCCGTGGTTCTCTGGACATGTCCACCGTGT CAGATGAAAGGGACCCTGACGGCATTGAAATTAGTgttgagactgtgtgtgtccgAGGAGGGCTCTATGAAGTGGACATTAAAGAGAGGGAATGCTATCCTGTTTACTGAAACGTGA AACAAGATCACATTCCAGTAATGAGGGGTCAGTGGTTTATTGATGGTACCTGGCTGCCattagaagaagaggagagcgACCTCATTGAACAGGAGCACTTGAACCATTTCCGTGGACAACAGATGCAGGACACGTTCGAGACGGATCTGGTGGTGAGGACCGTCGATAGCAAAGATG TTCTCTCCCACCTGCCTCCTTTCTACCTCCCTTTTCTGTTCAAATGGAGTGGATATCAGAGGAGTGCTAGAACCACATGTCACAAGCGCAAACGTTGTCAag CCATTCACAGTCTGAAGTTGAGCCGAACCCATGTGGATTGGCACAGCGTGGACGAGGTCTACCTCTACAGTGATGCCACCACTTCCAAAATTGCCCGCACGGTCACTCAGAAACTGGGATTCTCTAAAG ccTCCAGCAGTGGTACACGGCTCCATCGTGGTTATGTTGAGGAGGCCTCACCGGAGGACAGGCCCCCTCAGACAACCCACGTCGTCTTTGTGGTCCATGGGATTGGACAGAAGATGGACCAGGGACGtattattaaaaacactggAAT GTTGAGGGAGGGTGTAAGAAAGATGGAGGAGAAGCACTTTTCAGAGAACACCGAGGAACATGTGGAGTTCCTGCCGGTCGAGTGGCGCTCCAAACTCACTCTGGATGGAG ATACGGTAGACTCAATCACACCTGACAAAGTGAGGGGACTAAGAGATCTCCTCAACAGCAGTGCAATGGACATCATGTACTACAACAGCCCCCTTTACAGAGATGAG ATTACCAAGGGACTGACACAGGAGCTAAACAGACTGTACACACTTTTTTGCTCCCGGAATCCGGGGTTTGAAGAGCAGGGAGGAAAAGTGTCCATAGTGTCTCACTCCCTCGGCTGCGTCATCACCTACGACATCATGACAGGGTGGGACCCCGTGCGCTTCTGCCTGCAGGAGCATCATGCTGTGGAAGAGGAGCTGGACCCGCGCTGGATGTCCTATGAAGAGAGACACATTTTAGAACAGTTACGCATGACGAGGAATAG GTTGCGGGTACTGGAAAATCAGCTCCTCACACTGGAGGCCTCCAGACCATCAGCACCTCCAGCCCTTAAGTTTAAG GTGGAGAACTTTTTCTGCATGGGTTCTCCTCTTGCAGTGTTCTTGGCTCTGAGGGGTATCCGCCCTGGAAGCAGCTGCCACCAGGACCACATCCTTCCAACCTCCATCTGCAGCAGACTCTTCAATGTCTTCCACCCAACCGACCCTGTG GCCTACAGACTGGAGCCCCTCCTTCTCAAACACTATAGCAATATCTCTCCTGTTCAGATACACTG GTGTAGTGCCACAATCCCCACATCCTACGAGGAGATCCGGCCAACCTTCCTTAACCCCGTCAAAGAGCCAACATCTGACACCGAGAGCATTCCCAGCCCGAGCACTTCCCCTGTCCTCCCCCGCAGGCACTATGGAGAATCCATCACCAGTCTCGGCAAGGCCAGCATTCTGG GGGCGGCGAGCATAGGAAAAGGAATTGGAGGCATCCTCTTCTCACGTTTCTCGCGCTCCAACAGTCAGCCTTCAGTGTCTTTAGGACTCGAGGGAGTGGCAAACCCTGAGGAAGATGAGCAGAAACGGGCAGAAAGTCAGTCCGCCTACGGCCTCTCCACCATGACTCGACCCACCTCGCCGACCAACGACTCGTCAT TGGAGCTGGAGCGGCGCATTGACTTTGAGCTCAGAGAAGGTCTGGTGGAGAGTCGCTATTGGTCAGcagtcacatcacacacaggctACTGGTGCTCACATGATATAGCACTCTTCCTGTTGACTTTCATATACAAGCAGAGGTCGGCCTCTGACCCAGCAGAAGACGCTCCAGATCCAGAATGA